A stretch of the Theropithecus gelada isolate Dixy chromosome 7a, Tgel_1.0, whole genome shotgun sequence genome encodes the following:
- the LOC112628018 gene encoding 40S ribosomal protein S27-like, with product MEHPLKPYAVILGRPTHENTSLAKDLLHPSPEEKRKKHKKKHLAQSPNFYFMDVKSPGCYKITTVLSHAQTVVLCVGCCTVLCQPTGGKARLTEGCSFRRKQH from the exons ATGGAACATCCCCTGAAACCTTATGCAGTCATCTTG GGACGACCTACCCATGAGAACACGTCTCTTGCAAAGGATCTCCTTCATCCCTCtccagaagagaagaggaagaaacacaaGAAGAAACACCTGGCGCAGAGCCCCAATTTCTACTTCATGGATGTGAAATCCCCAGGATGCTATAAAATCACCACGGTCCTTAGCCATGCACAAACAGTAGTTTTGTGTGTTGGCTGCTGCACTGTCCTCTGCCAGCCTACAGGAGGAAAAGCAAGGCTTACAGAAGGATGTTCCTTTAGGAGGAAGCAGCACTGA